One part of the Anguilla anguilla isolate fAngAng1 chromosome 11, fAngAng1.pri, whole genome shotgun sequence genome encodes these proteins:
- the LOC118208038 gene encoding protein FAM111A-like yields MASEVKKENDESQQAENLATGGDREETEEKSAKQAEDLATGGDREETEEKSAKQAEDLATGGDREETKEKSAKDRKKHKSSHTFHFCEYGKAAVNTIPCTEAGTVLEALNKSEIFTSLVGNNEEKDIVIVRKLPEYADIATHFPCWLIKKDEELTIQFSSGNNSDNSEFPETGIITEESKLVTFYVDRKGGKFCKTKDFLNNMSNTDISYLCIYACVGETAEKALRTDGRFAKMVFQGGSELMNIKGRDLLEIHLPVTEEQDGKTFRLNMRKEENKSPQPTTEPDSGSQIAEQEAGPAQEQGESTSGSFHEIPEKLLEILCSQFEDLVKHMKEREKVEGSEKVLELLRKEFQENTKVFGDVYGEKNLGKSTYYYHETSGSPVFDADGQLVAMHTGGYSYKLGDTKCVIEFAIPLQHILEHFLKTTKKLRPDIHQSFIEVAEKQEALHPLIAPYTQPDPDSPAPKETSAPPP; encoded by the exons ATGGCATCCGaagtgaaaaaggaaaatgatgaAAGCCAG CAGGCTGAAAACCTGGccacaggtggagacagagaggagacagaggaaaagagTGCAAAG CAGGCTGAAGACCTGGccacaggtggagacagagaggagacagaggaaaagagTGCAAAG CAGGCTGAAGACCTGGccacaggtggagacagagaggagacaaAGGAAAAGAGTGCAAAG gacaGAAAGAAGCATAAGAGCTCACACACTTTCCACTTCTGTGAATATGGTAAAGCTGCAGTAAACACTATACCCTGCACAGAGGCTGGAACCGTGCTGGAGGCACTCaacaaaagtgaaatattcaCCTCTCTTGTAGGGAACAATGAGGAAAAGGACATTGTCATTGTGAGAAAACTGCCAGAATATGCAGACATAGCCACACACTTTCCCTGCTGGCTAATTAAAAAAGATGAAGAATTGACAATACAATTCAGTTCTGGGAACAATTCTGACAATTCTGAGTTTCCTGAAACAGGAATAATCACGGAAGAGAGCAAACTGGTCACTTTTTATGTTgacagaaaggggggaaaattTTGCAAAACTAAGGATTTCTTGAACAACATGAGCAACACTGATATTTCCTATCTATGCATATATGCGTGTGTAGGTGAGACTGCAGAAAAAGCCCTGCGAACAGACGGGCGCTTTGCGAAAATGGTTTTTCAAGGAGGCAGTGAGCTAATGAATATAAAGGGTAGAGACTTGTTGGAGATTCATTTACCTGTTACTGAAGAACAAGACGGAAAAACATTCAGACTGAACATGcgaaaagaggaaaataaatcccCACAGCCTACCACAGAACCCGACTCTGGGTCCCAAATCGCTGAACAAGAAGCAGGACCCGCGCAGGAACAGGGAGAATCCACTTCCGGATCATTCCATGAAATCCCCGAGAAGCTGCTGGAGATCTTGTGCTCCCAGTTTGAAGATCTAGTGAAGCATATGAAGGAACGAGAGAAGGTAGAGGGGAGTGAGAAAGTGCTGGAGCTGCTAAGGAAAGAGTTTCAGGAGAACACAAAGGTATTCGGGGATGTGTACGGAGAGAAGAACCTGGGAAAATCC ACCTATTATTACCATGAGACTTCAGGCTCTCCAGTCTTTGATGCTGATGGTCAGCTGGTCGCCATGCACACCGGTGGATACAGTTACAAGCTCGGTGATACCAAGTGTGTGATTGAGTTCGCCATTCCTCTGCAGCACATACTGGAGCACTTCTTGAAGACGACAAAGAAACTGAGGCCTGACATTCATCAAAGTTTCATTGAGGTAGCAGAGAAACAAGAAGCTCTGCACCCCCTCATTGCTCCCTACACCCAGCCTGATCCTGACAGTCCTGCGCCAAAGGAGACATCAGCGCCTCCCCCATAG
- the LOC118207919 gene encoding synaptonemal complex protein 2-like yields MSNISNTVYKMPHPLVVGSPFQTYWRKQTQAFHSYQERESKRLQNLRSTFQKNVCHSLEYEEQIFTSEMCLMREDMKSVQDKLFKDMQEEEMLSVRRGLQALFLPEGCRF; encoded by the exons ATGTCAAACATAAGCAACACGGTCTACAAAATGCCACATCCACTTGTAGTTGGCAGTCCTTTCCAG ACGTACTGGAGGAAGCAGACCCAGGCCTTTCACTcttaccaggagagagagagcaaaag GCTCCAGAACCTGAGGAGCACCTTCCAGAAGAATGTGTGTCACAGCCTTGAGTACGAGGAACAGATCTTCACATCTGAG ATGTGCCTGATGAGGGAAGACATGAAGTCTGTTCAGGACAAACTATTTAAGGACATG CAAGAGGAGGAAATGCTGAGTGTCCGTAGAGGACTGCAGGCTCTCTTCCTGCCAGAGGGATGCAGATTCTGA